A single window of Acetobacteroides hydrogenigenes DNA harbors:
- a CDS encoding RteC domain-containing protein — MDNTFENKQKLLSEQIRDIEQGAGEPMQKCAQCYNAAIRTFFEVIDYVKDHPFKDRQQEIYFLKYSCPFFIGEIIYHNQLSILLQNQQELDSPKKFKGYCKQQKRTIQRWFDTYHKLISYHGSGLTNLDEEYVLSSLSTFQLPIDDSCIILNRNFITDYSIIIGRSIAFFRLRQRLTSDYKSLKIVPFYPEVIPTRENEEEMSWTETKVAAVELINALVSHKCINNGNCSIKQVVSHFESCFNMKIGNYYDIFSEIKARKNPTLFIDKMKTSFIQKVSEEC; from the coding sequence ATGGATAATACATTTGAGAATAAGCAAAAATTGTTGTCGGAGCAGATTCGGGATATTGAACAAGGTGCAGGAGAGCCAATGCAGAAGTGCGCTCAATGCTATAACGCTGCGATAAGAACCTTTTTTGAGGTAATCGATTATGTCAAGGATCATCCATTCAAGGACAGGCAACAGGAGATCTACTTCCTAAAGTACAGCTGCCCCTTCTTTATTGGGGAAATAATCTACCATAACCAGCTGAGCATCCTTCTTCAAAATCAGCAGGAATTAGATTCTCCTAAAAAGTTCAAGGGCTACTGCAAGCAGCAGAAAAGGACTATTCAACGATGGTTCGACACCTACCACAAGCTCATAAGCTACCATGGCTCTGGATTAACCAACCTTGATGAAGAGTACGTACTATCCTCCTTGAGCACCTTTCAGCTTCCCATCGACGATTCCTGCATCATCCTCAACCGCAACTTCATTACGGATTACTCCATCATCATTGGCCGCAGCATCGCCTTCTTTAGGCTGAGGCAACGCCTCACTTCCGACTACAAATCCCTGAAAATTGTGCCATTTTATCCCGAGGTCATACCGACTCGGGAAAATGAGGAAGAAATGAGCTGGACAGAAACGAAGGTGGCGGCTGTTGAGCTGATAAACGCTCTTGTTTCCCACAAATGCATTAACAATGGCAATTGCAGCATAAAGCAGGTTGTCAGCCACTTCGAATCATGCTTCAACATGAAAATTGGAAATTACTACGACATTTTTAGCGAAATTAAAGCCCGTAAAAATCCAACCCTATTTATAGACAAGATGAAAACCTCCTTCATTCAAAAGGTAAGCGAGGAGTGTTAA